One part of the Ochotona princeps isolate mOchPri1 chromosome 18, mOchPri1.hap1, whole genome shotgun sequence genome encodes these proteins:
- the LOC101520726 gene encoding protein LDOC1-like, which yields MDALAVMMQDLLSQNHALRRENDELMDQVRRLLCEKANLLAQVRPPACPVAFPEAFDGDSARLDEFLIQAASYMNYFEARFPNDTLKVAFLISRFTGPAERWVVPYIERESPVLMQYAEFVEALRLTFGGRR from the coding sequence ATGGACGCGTTGGCAGTCATGATGCAGGACCTCCTGAGCCAGAACCATGCGCTGCGCAGGGAGAACGACGAGCTCATGGATCAGGTGCGGCGGCTGCTGTGTGAGAAGGCCAACCTGCTGGCCCAGgtgcgcccgcccgcctgccccgTGGCTTTCCCGGAGGCGTTTGACGGCGACTCGGCGCGGCTGGACGAGTTCCTGATCCAGGCGGCGTCTTACATGAACTACTTCGAGGCCCGGTTCCCCAACGACACGCTCAAGGTGGCGTTCCTCATCAGCCGCTTCACGGGGCCGGCCGAGAGGTGGGTGGTCCCCTACATCGAGAGGGAGAGCCCCGTGCTGATGCAGTACGCCGAATTCGTGGAGGCGCTGCGGCTGACCTTCGGTGGGCGTCGGTAG